CTGCGCATGCAGGCCCAGACCGCCCGCCCGGCGGGGTGTGATCAGCCGCGGGTCGTTCAGGTCGGACTCGGCGATCAGGAACAGCGGCCGGCCGGTCTCCGCCGCGAGGGCGTCCACCGCCGTCGACAGCTCCTCCAGGAAGTGGCACGCGCGCGTGTCCGCCAGCGCGTGCACCGCGTCCAGCCGCAGCCCGTCGAGCCGGTAGTCGCGCAGCCAGGCCAGCGCGCTGCCCAGCAGATAGGCGCGCACCTCGTCCGAGCCGGGCGCGTCCAGGTTGATGGCGGCGCCCCACGGCGTGTGGTGCGTCTCCGTGAAGTACGGGCCGAATTCGGGCAGGTAATTGCCGGACGGGCCGAGGTGGTTGTGCACCACGTCCAGGACGACGCCCAGACCGAGCGCGTGAGCCCGGTCGACGAACCGCTTCAGCGCCTCGGGGCCGCCGTACGGCTCGTGCACCGCCCACGGCGACACCCCGTCGTACCCCCAGCCGTGCCGACCGGGAAACGCGCACAACGGCATCAACTCGACGTGAGTGATGCCGAGTTCGGCGAGATGGCCCAGGCGCTCCGCGGCCGCGTCCAGCGTGCCCTCGGGGGTGTACGTGCCCACGTGCAGCTCGTACAGGACCGCGCCCGGCAGCGGTCGTCCGGACCACTGCGTACGCCACTCGTGGCGGGCCTGGTCGACGACCGCGCTCAGCCCGTTCGGGCCGTCCGGCTGACGGCGCGAGCGGGGGTCCGGGCGGACGGGTCCGTCGTCCACCGCGAACCCGTACCGCGTGCCGTCCGCGGCCTCCGCCTCACCGGTCCACCACCCCGCCCGCCCCGGATCGCGTTCCAACGCGCACGTGACGCCGTCGCACTGGAGCGTCACACGTTCGGCCTGCGGTGCCCACACCTCGAACTGCACGAACGGTTCCCCTTCGTCTGCTCACCGTGATGTAGCCCGTCGCGTCCATCGTGCTCCACCCGAGATCAATCCGCTTTTGGAACACTCCCATTGGCGGCATGCGGGCGGGCCGGGCGTTTTCGCGTCTTCTGGACACCCGGGGCCCGCTGACCGAGAATCAGCACCGTGACGTCGTCTTTCGAGTTCAACACGTACCCCGCGCGGTTGTCCGACGCGGAGCGCGACCGGGCGCTGAAGGTGCTGCGTGACGGCGTCGCCATGGGGCGACTGTCGCACGACACGTTCATCCGGCGCATGGAGCTGGCTCTTGTCGCCCGCCGCTCCGACGAGCTCGCCGTCCTCACCGCCGACCTGCCCAGGGAGAGCCGCCTCTCGCGGGCCGTCTTCGGCACCGTCGGGGCGGTCTCCGGCTTCTCGGTCCGGCTGCGCAGAGCCTGGCAGGCCGAGCGGCTGCCCAAACTGCTGCTGCCGCACCCCGGCACCGAGAGCGCGCTGCGCATCGGCCGCGACCCCGCGAGCGGCCTCAGGCTGACCCACGAGAGCGTCTCGCGGGTGCACGCCGAACTCAGCCGCCAGGGCGGGATGTGGGTGCTGCGCGACCTCGGCTCCACCAACGGCACCACGGTCAACGGACGTCGTGTCATCGGCGCGGCCGTGGTCCGCGAGGGCGACCAGGTCGCCTTCGGCCGCATGGCGTTCCGCCTCTCGGTGAACTGAACCGACCCACCGACCGGCTCGCTCCGCCGACCGGCTTGCTCCGCCGACTGGCTTGCTCCGCCGACTGGCTTGCTCCGCCGACCGGCTCGCTCCGCCGACTGGCTTGCTCCGCCCACTGGCTTGCTCCGCCGACCGGCTCGCTCCGCCCACTGGCTCGCTCCGCCGACCGGCTCGCTCCGCCGGCCGGCCGGACCGACTTGGACCGCTGACCGACTTGGACCGCTGAGCGGCCTGGCTCGCTGACCGGCCGGACCGACCCTGACCGGCGTCCTGCCGGACCGGCTCGGCATGCCGTGTCACTGGATCGGCCTGGCCCCGCCGACCTCCGGACACGTCGGGCCGTCCGCCGACCGAACGGACCGGACTGCCGCTGCCGGGGCCGTCGACCCGTCGGTCCGCATGCGGCCCGTCGAACCGTGGCGTCCCGGCGGGCCGACGGGACCCTCGAGCGCGCTCGAGTTGCCACAGCCCGCTCAAGTCCCCACGCGTACCGCGGTGTTGACGAACCCCCGGCCCATGACTCACTGTGCGTACACCAGACACGCCAGGTGAACCGACGGAGCCGCCCTGTGGGAGGTGTGCCCTGCCGCCCCTCCTCCGCTACCCGACCGTGGACGAACTCGCGGCCCGCGCGGCCGCGCTCGCCGTCCGGAGTTCCGGGGACGTCCGGCTGCGCCGCGTCGGGGTCTCGCGCGCGGGCTCGCCCCTGTGGCTGCTCTCCGTCGGCCGCGGCGCCCGCCAGGTCCTCGTCGTCGCCGGACCGCACGCCAACGAGCCCGTCGGCGGCGCCACCGTCCTGCGGCTGGCCGAACGCGTCCTCGCCGACCCGCGGCTCACCGTCGGCGCCGACGCCACCTGGAACCTGCTGCTCTGCCTCGACCCCGACGGCCTGCGCCGCAACGAGGGCTGGCTGACCGGCCCCTACAGCCTCGGCCGCTACTTCCGTAACTTCTTCCGGCCCGGCTTCCTGGAGCAGCCCGAGTGGCTGCCCGACGGCGCGGCCGCCGCCGCGCTGCCGGAGACCCGTGCGCTGCTCCGTCTCCAGGACGAACTGAAACCCTTCTTCCAGTGCTCGCTGCACGGCGTCGACGTCGGCGGCGCCTTCGTGGAACTCACCCGCGACCTGCCCGGACTCTCCCGGCGCGTCGCCCACGCCGCCGCCCGCCTCGGCATCCCGCGCGAACTCGGGCCGTACGACACCCTGTACTGGCCGCGCCTCGGACCCGCCGTCTACCGGATCCCGCCACCGCGCCCGCGTGATCGGGCCGCCGCCATCACCGAGGCCGCCGTCGAGTCGACCTGGTACCACCCGCACCGGCACGGCACGGTCACCGCGGTCGTCGAGGCGCCCATGTGGGGCGTCGCCGCCGTCGAGGACGGCTCCCCGCCCGCCGACCGGGACGCGGTACTCCGTGCCGTGAGCTCTGCCCTGCGCCATGACGCACAGTTGCTGGAACGTATCCTCACTCGGGTGCGACCCCACCTCGCCGGTGCCCCCGACGCGGCCCGGCTGCTCGCCCCGGTCGACGACTATTTACTGGTCTGCCCCGGTCTCGCGGACGCCTGGGACCCCGCCACCGCCGACCCCGCCCGCCCGCTGCCCGCGCTCAGCACCGCCCATCTGACCGCCCTGCGCATCGCAGGCCGCCGGATCGCCGTCCGGACGGCCGGCCTGCTGCACCA
The sequence above is a segment of the Streptomyces asoensis genome. Coding sequences within it:
- the treZ gene encoding malto-oligosyltrehalose trehalohydrolase, which codes for MQFEVWAPQAERVTLQCDGVTCALERDPGRAGWWTGEAEAADGTRYGFAVDDGPVRPDPRSRRQPDGPNGLSAVVDQARHEWRTQWSGRPLPGAVLYELHVGTYTPEGTLDAAAERLGHLAELGITHVELMPLCAFPGRHGWGYDGVSPWAVHEPYGGPEALKRFVDRAHALGLGVVLDVVHNHLGPSGNYLPEFGPYFTETHHTPWGAAINLDAPGSDEVRAYLLGSALAWLRDYRLDGLRLDAVHALADTRACHFLEELSTAVDALAAETGRPLFLIAESDLNDPRLITPRRAGGLGLHAQWNDDFHHALHTALTGESQGYYADFARAPFAALAKTLTGGFFHDGTYSGFRGRRHGRPLDRTRLPSHRLLGYTQTHDQIGNRAQGDRLSASLSPGLLACAAALTLTAPFTPMLFMGEEWAAGTPWQYFTDHTDPELAEAVRRGRRREFAAHGWAEEDVPDPQDPATRERSCLDWSEPEREPHARVLAWYRELIALRHATADLTDPDLADIKVAHDAQARWLAFRRGDVRVAVNLGKEPAAIPLGPRPARVLATWDPVDVPGRDGLLHVPGESCVVLEQD
- a CDS encoding DUF1707 and FHA domain-containing protein, with the protein product MTSSFEFNTYPARLSDAERDRALKVLRDGVAMGRLSHDTFIRRMELALVARRSDELAVLTADLPRESRLSRAVFGTVGAVSGFSVRLRRAWQAERLPKLLLPHPGTESALRIGRDPASGLRLTHESVSRVHAELSRQGGMWVLRDLGSTNGTTVNGRRVIGAAVVREGDQVAFGRMAFRLSVN
- a CDS encoding M14 family zinc carboxypeptidase; the encoded protein is MDELAARAAALAVRSSGDVRLRRVGVSRAGSPLWLLSVGRGARQVLVVAGPHANEPVGGATVLRLAERVLADPRLTVGADATWNLLLCLDPDGLRRNEGWLTGPYSLGRYFRNFFRPGFLEQPEWLPDGAAAAALPETRALLRLQDELKPFFQCSLHGVDVGGAFVELTRDLPGLSRRVAHAAARLGIPRELGPYDTLYWPRLGPAVYRIPPPRPRDRAAAITEAAVESTWYHPHRHGTVTAVVEAPMWGVAAVEDGSPPADRDAVLRAVSSALRHDAQLLERILTRVRPHLAGAPDAARLLAPVDDYLLVCPGLADAWDPATADPARPLPALSTAHLTALRIAGRRIAVRTAGLLHQLVLGTGRDPAGALPELDGLIDAWCAGYQECGARWIPVARQAEYQARVVFAAFELAGRRAAEPAGARSGESDWGTQPAVPMHRE